A single Crateriforma conspicua DNA region contains:
- a CDS encoding metal-dependent hydrolase, giving the protein MTCKLTWLSHGTWLIESGKLKIMLDPFLTDNPTATAKSSDFDDVNHILVSHGHGDHVGDLVDVAQRSGAMVVASFELVNWLGGQGIENASPMNIGGQIEISVGEDDVATVKMVPAIHSSGLPDGSYGGPASGFVIGIGGRRIYFACDTAYYSDMDFYAGGVDAAVLPIGDCFTMGIDDSIAAVKRIGPKCVLPAHYNTWPPIAQDADAWSERVKAETDAEPVVPQIGQAFEI; this is encoded by the coding sequence ATGACTTGCAAACTGACTTGGTTGTCCCACGGCACTTGGCTGATCGAATCGGGAAAGCTGAAGATCATGCTGGACCCGTTCTTGACCGATAATCCGACCGCCACGGCGAAATCGTCGGACTTCGATGACGTCAATCACATCCTGGTGTCGCACGGCCACGGCGATCACGTCGGCGATTTGGTCGACGTCGCCCAGCGGAGCGGTGCGATGGTGGTCGCCAGTTTCGAACTGGTGAACTGGTTGGGCGGTCAGGGCATTGAAAACGCCAGCCCGATGAACATCGGTGGGCAGATCGAAATCTCCGTCGGCGAAGACGATGTCGCGACGGTCAAAATGGTCCCCGCCATCCACAGCAGCGGGCTTCCCGATGGTTCCTACGGTGGACCGGCGTCCGGTTTCGTGATCGGCATCGGCGGACGGCGCATTTATTTCGCCTGTGACACGGCCTATTACAGTGACATGGATTTTTACGCCGGCGGCGTGGACGCGGCCGTGTTACCGATCGGTGACTGCTTCACCATGGGGATCGACGATTCGATCGCGGCGGTCAAGCGGATCGGTCCCAAATGCGTCCTGCCGGCTCACTACAACACCTGGCCGCCGATCGCCCAGGACGCGGACGCTTGGTCCGAACGAGTCAAAGCTGAAACCGATGCGGAACCCGTTGTCCCGCAAATCGGCCAAGCGTTCGAAATCTAG
- the nirD gene encoding nitrite reductase small subunit NirD, producing the protein MAEFENVGKVDDFDLNVGRAVPVDGRMVAVFRTDEGWYAIDDLCPHMGASLAEGHVEDATVTCPWHAWRFCIKDGTWEDNPRTKVDAFEVKVEGDDVWVREKTDPASE; encoded by the coding sequence ATGGCCGAATTCGAGAATGTCGGGAAAGTCGATGATTTTGACCTGAATGTCGGGCGAGCCGTACCCGTCGACGGGCGGATGGTGGCCGTTTTTCGGACCGACGAAGGCTGGTACGCGATCGATGATCTGTGCCCTCACATGGGGGCCTCGCTGGCCGAAGGGCACGTCGAAGACGCCACGGTGACCTGTCCTTGGCACGCTTGGCGTTTCTGTATCAAGGACGGGACCTGGGAAGACAACCCGCGAACCAAGGTCGATGCCTTTGAGGTCAAGGTGGAAGGGGATGACGTGTGGGTCCGAGAAAAGACTGATCCCGCTTCCGAGTGA
- a CDS encoding TIGR03960 family B12-binding radical SAM protein codes for MINQTRRRFLESQIWPHVQTPAQYVGGERNIVVKDHRDVRGKLAIGFPDAYTIGMSHHGLQVLYSLMNRRSDWCAERVFTPWPDMEALLRRHDVPLYTLETFTALSDFDVVGLSLQYEISSPNVLTMIDLGGIPLESNDRTMADPLLVAGGPCCQNPEPMADYFDVMITGDGEPALPEICDLWLELKQKYRRDDGTFADGEDGRRQRAEALAVVAGKLPWAYVPRFYQPEYAGDRIVALNRLRDDVPETIAPSVISDLDGTPLPTEPIVPYIDCVHDRIAIEIMRGCPHLCRFCQSTVIKRPLRIREVETIVQAAIDSYESTGYNEISILSLSSSDYPHFEPLVHRLHEVFKPLGVNISVPSLRVNDQLRTLPQLIGNGRRSSMTLAPEVARDDMREQIRKKIKNSDLIEGCRVAFQNGFESVKLYFMCGLPGEREIDLDGIVDLAEQIATVGKEVRGRYARVTASVSNFVPKAHTPYQWNGMQHRDYFHWAHKYMRRRCKIRSVKVKCHDVETSLLEGVLSRGDRRTGKAIRLSWERGARMDGWTEHLDADRWWTAIEDAGINVESQVHQPYQMMDKLPWDHVNVKFGRAYLEKEQDRSTVQLAAMATVQS; via the coding sequence ATGATCAACCAAACGCGACGTCGGTTTTTGGAATCCCAAATCTGGCCTCACGTTCAAACACCGGCACAGTATGTCGGCGGCGAGCGGAACATTGTGGTCAAAGATCACCGCGACGTGCGCGGCAAGTTGGCAATCGGCTTTCCTGATGCCTACACGATCGGCATGAGCCACCACGGTTTGCAAGTCCTGTACAGCTTGATGAACCGTCGCAGCGATTGGTGTGCCGAGCGGGTGTTCACGCCCTGGCCGGACATGGAAGCGTTGCTGCGTCGGCACGACGTGCCGCTGTACACGCTGGAAACGTTCACGGCGTTGTCAGATTTCGACGTCGTCGGGCTCAGCCTGCAATACGAAATCAGTTCGCCGAACGTGCTGACGATGATCGACCTGGGGGGAATCCCCTTGGAATCAAATGATCGCACGATGGCCGATCCGCTGTTGGTCGCCGGCGGTCCGTGCTGCCAAAACCCCGAACCGATGGCGGACTATTTCGACGTCATGATCACCGGGGACGGCGAACCCGCGTTGCCAGAAATTTGCGACTTGTGGCTGGAGCTGAAACAAAAATATCGTCGCGACGACGGCACCTTTGCCGACGGCGAAGACGGTCGACGTCAGCGTGCCGAAGCATTGGCCGTGGTGGCCGGTAAGTTGCCGTGGGCCTACGTCCCGCGTTTCTATCAGCCCGAATATGCCGGGGATCGCATCGTCGCGCTGAACCGGTTGCGTGATGATGTGCCCGAAACGATCGCCCCCAGCGTGATCAGCGACTTGGACGGCACCCCGTTGCCGACCGAACCCATCGTTCCTTACATCGATTGCGTGCACGACCGAATCGCGATTGAAATCATGCGTGGCTGTCCCCACCTGTGCCGGTTCTGTCAAAGCACGGTCATCAAACGACCGCTGCGAATCCGCGAAGTCGAAACCATCGTCCAAGCGGCCATCGATAGCTATGAAAGCACGGGCTACAACGAAATCAGCATCCTGTCGCTGTCCAGCAGCGACTACCCGCACTTTGAACCGCTGGTTCACCGTTTGCACGAGGTGTTCAAACCTCTGGGCGTCAACATCAGCGTCCCCAGCTTGCGGGTGAACGATCAACTTCGAACGCTGCCCCAACTGATCGGCAACGGGCGACGCAGCAGCATGACGCTGGCACCGGAAGTCGCGCGCGATGACATGCGTGAACAGATCCGCAAGAAGATCAAAAACAGCGACCTGATCGAAGGCTGTCGCGTCGCGTTTCAAAACGGTTTTGAAAGCGTCAAGCTTTATTTCATGTGCGGCTTGCCTGGCGAGCGAGAAATCGACCTGGACGGCATCGTCGATCTGGCCGAACAGATCGCCACCGTCGGCAAAGAAGTTCGTGGCCGTTATGCCCGCGTCACCGCCAGCGTGTCCAATTTCGTTCCCAAAGCCCACACGCCATATCAGTGGAACGGAATGCAACACCGCGATTATTTCCACTGGGCCCACAAGTACATGCGACGTCGCTGCAAAATCCGCAGCGTCAAAGTCAAATGTCACGACGTGGAAACCAGCCTGCTCGAAGGCGTCCTCAGCCGCGGCGACCGACGCACGGGCAAGGCCATCCGTCTGTCCTGGGAACGTGGCGCTCGCATGGACGGCTGGACCGAACACCTGGATGCCGATCGATGGTGGACCGCGATCGAAGACGCCGGCATTAACGTGGAATCCCAAGTCCACCAGCCCTATCAGATGATGGACAAGCTGCCCTGGGATCACGTGAACGTCAAATTCGGCCGCGCCTATCTGGAAAAAGAACAGGACCGATCGACCGTCCAATTGGCCGCGATGGCAACCGTTCAGTCGTAA
- a CDS encoding putative DNA modification/repair radical SAM protein has protein sequence MTAKDLSGKLAILADAAKYDASCASSGSRRESRGGLGSTEGMGICHSYTPDGRCVSLLKILLTNYCVFDCQYCVNRISSDTPRARFSVNEVVRLTMDFYRRNYIEGLFLSSGIIQSSDYTMEQMLDVARTLRERESFRGYIHLKTIPGASDDLIQQAGTYADRLSVNIELPTEADLKRLAPEKKRPELEQSMNRIKVKRDEHVRDQKAGFKHAGKFVPAGQSTQMIVGATDTSDRQILDTSSHLYQTHAMRRVYYSAFSPIPHADSRLPGKSPPLVREHRLYQADWLIRFYGFDAEELTTAESANLDLQMDPKLAWALRHRDRFPVDINRADREMLLRVPGIGSRGVKRILQTRRHHNIRDEDLAAMGIVYKKARPFLITADRNSGPLSLDSPFLRSQLRPSQRQLRLFDDDPSADDGTTSRLEVLP, from the coding sequence GTGACGGCGAAGGATCTATCTGGAAAGTTGGCGATTCTGGCGGATGCCGCCAAATACGATGCCTCGTGCGCCAGCAGCGGGTCACGCCGCGAAAGTCGTGGCGGGCTGGGCAGCACCGAAGGCATGGGGATTTGCCACAGCTACACCCCCGATGGACGCTGTGTTTCGCTGTTGAAAATCTTGCTGACCAATTACTGCGTTTTTGATTGCCAGTACTGTGTCAACCGCATCAGCAGCGACACGCCACGTGCGCGTTTCAGCGTCAACGAAGTCGTTCGATTGACGATGGATTTCTATCGACGCAACTACATCGAAGGTCTGTTTCTTAGCAGCGGCATCATTCAATCGTCCGACTACACGATGGAACAGATGTTGGACGTCGCGCGGACGCTGCGCGAACGAGAGTCGTTTCGCGGCTACATCCATCTCAAGACCATTCCTGGTGCCAGCGACGATCTGATCCAACAGGCGGGCACCTATGCCGACCGCCTGAGCGTCAATATTGAGCTGCCCACCGAAGCGGACCTGAAACGATTGGCACCGGAGAAGAAGCGTCCCGAGTTAGAACAGTCGATGAATCGGATCAAGGTGAAACGTGACGAACACGTGCGTGACCAAAAGGCTGGATTCAAACATGCCGGCAAATTCGTACCGGCCGGGCAAAGCACTCAAATGATCGTGGGTGCCACCGACACGTCCGACCGACAAATTTTGGATACCAGCAGCCACCTGTATCAAACGCACGCAATGCGACGTGTCTATTACAGTGCCTTCAGCCCCATTCCGCACGCCGATTCAAGGCTGCCCGGAAAATCGCCGCCATTGGTTCGTGAACATCGTCTGTACCAGGCGGATTGGCTGATCCGGTTCTATGGTTTCGATGCCGAGGAATTAACCACCGCCGAATCGGCGAACTTGGATTTGCAAATGGATCCCAAGTTGGCGTGGGCACTGCGGCATCGCGATCGCTTTCCGGTGGACATCAATCGTGCCGATCGCGAAATGCTTCTTCGCGTTCCCGGTATCGGCAGCCGAGGCGTCAAACGCATCCTGCAGACTCGGCGACATCACAATATTCGTGACGAAGACCTTGCGGCGATGGGCATCGTTTACAAAAAGGCTCGGCCGTTCTTGATCACCGCGGATCGAAATTCCGGCCCTCTGTCTTTGGATTCGCCTTTCCTGCGAAGCCAGCTTCGTCCGTCACAGCGGCAACTACGTCTTTTCGATGATGACCCGTCCGCCGACGATGGGACGACATCACGGTTGGAGGTCCTGCCGTGA
- a CDS encoding UdgX family uracil-DNA binding protein (This protein belongs to the uracil DNA glycosylase superfamily, members of which act in excision repair of DNA. However, it belongs more specifically to UdgX branch, whose founding member was found to bind uracil in DNA (where it does not belong), without cleaving it, appears to promote DNA repair by a pathway involving RecA, rather than base excision.) yields MTASEELMSVGATHFDDWRNTARRLVTIGSHPSTVRWIDQRGDDASKQKDLFGNVAGPDVGRSLPASDAPDSLPSLRVPGKFIQWAKTIASHSDPGRWELLYRLLWRMTGGERHLLQIASDPDVRRAAQMHSAVRRDAHKTKAFVRFRKTIDDVGELFVAWHRPDHYSLDLTADFFARRFDVMRWTIMTPRQSVYWDNQTLHFGDGSPRSDAPDHDQLEELWKTYYAHIFNPARIKLDAMRAEMPKKHWPTMPETSLIDDMLRDAPQRVRQMVRHQEGGPTAKSFLPTSDRTLASLCNAALVCESCELHRDASRVVFGRGPADAKLVIVGEQPGDMEDRSGEPFVGPAGQLLRRTMADVGLDATQVYITNAVKHFKFKLQGKRRLHVKPSSREIAACRPWLEAELDAIRPAMILCLGATAASVIKGPNFRITRQRGEVDKCDHAKWAMATYHPSALLRVPDEHARARMMAMFTEDLRRTAEHHRILNQS; encoded by the coding sequence GTGACGGCCAGTGAAGAACTGATGTCCGTCGGCGCGACCCATTTTGACGATTGGCGAAACACGGCTCGCCGGCTGGTCACCATCGGATCCCATCCGTCGACGGTGCGTTGGATCGACCAGCGGGGCGATGACGCTTCGAAACAAAAGGACTTGTTCGGAAACGTGGCGGGCCCCGATGTCGGCAGATCGCTTCCAGCATCGGACGCCCCCGATTCGCTCCCGTCCCTGCGTGTGCCGGGAAAGTTCATCCAGTGGGCCAAAACCATCGCCAGTCACAGCGACCCAGGACGCTGGGAATTGCTGTACCGCCTGCTGTGGCGAATGACTGGTGGCGAGCGACATTTGTTGCAGATCGCATCGGACCCGGATGTCCGTCGGGCGGCCCAAATGCACTCCGCAGTCCGGCGTGACGCTCATAAGACCAAAGCGTTCGTTCGATTCCGAAAAACAATCGACGACGTCGGCGAATTGTTCGTCGCTTGGCATCGTCCGGATCACTATTCCCTTGACCTGACCGCGGACTTTTTTGCTCGGCGTTTTGACGTGATGCGTTGGACCATCATGACGCCACGCCAATCGGTTTACTGGGACAACCAAACCCTTCACTTCGGCGATGGATCCCCTCGCAGCGATGCGCCGGACCATGACCAGTTGGAAGAGCTGTGGAAGACGTATTACGCCCACATTTTCAATCCAGCTCGTATCAAGCTGGATGCCATGCGAGCCGAAATGCCCAAGAAGCACTGGCCGACGATGCCCGAAACGTCATTGATCGATGACATGCTTCGTGATGCGCCACAGCGAGTCCGACAAATGGTGCGGCACCAGGAAGGCGGACCAACCGCTAAATCGTTCTTGCCAACGTCCGATCGAACGCTGGCATCGTTGTGCAACGCGGCGTTGGTCTGTGAAAGTTGCGAATTGCATCGGGATGCCAGTCGCGTCGTCTTCGGTCGTGGTCCGGCCGACGCCAAACTGGTCATCGTCGGCGAACAACCGGGTGACATGGAAGATCGATCCGGCGAACCATTCGTCGGCCCAGCGGGACAGCTTTTGCGTCGAACCATGGCCGACGTCGGGCTGGACGCCACACAGGTCTACATCACCAACGCGGTGAAGCATTTCAAATTCAAATTGCAGGGAAAACGACGATTGCACGTGAAGCCGTCCTCGCGTGAAATCGCCGCATGCCGGCCTTGGTTGGAAGCGGAACTGGACGCGATTCGTCCCGCGATGATTTTGTGCCTCGGCGCAACCGCAGCATCAGTCATCAAAGGACCGAACTTTCGCATCACTCGCCAGCGTGGCGAAGTCGACAAATGCGATCACGCCAAGTGGGCGATGGCAACGTACCATCCGTCAGCCTTGCTGAGGGTTCCAGACGAACACGCCCGCGCACGAATGATGGCCATGTTCACCGAAGACCTTCGCCGAACCGCGGAACACCATCGGATTTTGAATCAGTCCTGA
- a CDS encoding FAD-dependent oxidoreductase, producing MDIHLPSHLDVRTRWQVHPEGTAGPPGEMVLYWLHNACRAHENPALDVAICLARQNGLPLLVYHGLCETYPYASDRHHAFILQGARDLKRQMEDRGIRYAFHLQRQGNRGPHLRDLTRRAAVLVTEETPVPPLTGWLERLASITTTPIACVDTACLVSPGSFSKASTRAFEFRSKTKAMFRDAVKQPYVDQVADCQMFDDVLPFEPFDLRHADLAHLIGQCRIDHGVAPVADTPGGSREGYRRWDEFKRSGLNAYSDRRNDAADPLGVSRMSAYLHYGMVSPFRIAREADQHHAKKYLDELLIWRELSFHYCYFHQDELDTMEVIPDWSTETLQQHETDTRQERFHWETLRRGRTGDSLWDACQQSLLRHGELHNNVRMTWGKAFIPWTDNSQQALQLCTDLNHRYALDGRDPNSYGGILWCFGQFDRPFDPPQPCFGKVRYRSTKEHQSRINLDRYCHVVGRPIARSMPKVAIVGAGLGGLTAARTLMDHGMTVTLFDKSRGVGGRLATRRAEVDGRWLCFDHGAQCFTARDGRFAKHVQSWQQDGLVQAWLGRFVCLDGQGRSVQRRQPPARFVGTPTMNALAKHLAKDLHIHLGTRIRRIRGGDDQRYQLHDASGNVFGDFDVVLVNCPPPQAAELLVDVSPTLAERAQQVKPQPCWAAMFGCDQEIDTIGYDAAIVTDGPLHWVTRQASKPDHASTGSTSWVVHASSEWTLANLDRPKDQVASMLLDSLRDLTGSKFDRVRHLDAHLWRFSGVASALDDECLWEPTERLGVCGDWCLGHDVEAAFLSGQALAGQVLRHYTIDRAAVDLAQWMEKADNPKAATNVAERIGLQD from the coding sequence ATGGATATTCACTTGCCGTCGCATCTTGACGTGCGCACGCGATGGCAAGTCCATCCCGAAGGCACGGCCGGACCACCGGGTGAAATGGTGCTGTATTGGCTGCACAATGCCTGCAGAGCCCACGAAAACCCGGCTTTGGACGTTGCCATTTGTCTGGCACGTCAGAATGGTTTGCCGCTGTTGGTCTACCACGGCCTGTGCGAAACGTATCCCTACGCGTCGGATCGGCATCATGCTTTCATTTTGCAAGGGGCCCGTGACCTGAAACGACAGATGGAAGACCGGGGAATTCGTTATGCCTTTCATCTGCAGCGTCAGGGCAACCGTGGCCCACATTTGCGCGACCTGACCCGGCGGGCGGCCGTTTTGGTGACCGAAGAGACACCGGTTCCACCACTGACGGGCTGGCTAGAACGTCTGGCCAGCATCACGACCACCCCGATCGCCTGTGTCGACACAGCTTGTTTGGTTTCGCCGGGCAGCTTTTCAAAGGCGTCGACTCGTGCGTTCGAATTTCGGTCCAAGACCAAAGCGATGTTTCGCGATGCGGTGAAGCAGCCGTATGTGGACCAAGTCGCCGATTGCCAGATGTTCGATGATGTTCTGCCGTTTGAACCATTCGATTTACGGCATGCCGATTTGGCGCATTTGATCGGTCAGTGCCGGATCGATCACGGCGTGGCCCCGGTCGCTGACACACCAGGCGGGTCGCGTGAAGGGTACCGTCGCTGGGATGAATTCAAGCGATCGGGATTGAACGCCTATTCCGATCGCCGCAACGACGCCGCCGACCCGCTGGGGGTCAGCCGTATGAGTGCCTACCTGCACTACGGGATGGTCAGTCCGTTCCGTATTGCACGAGAAGCCGATCAGCACCATGCAAAAAAGTATCTGGACGAATTGTTGATCTGGCGCGAGTTGTCGTTTCACTACTGCTACTTCCACCAAGATGAACTGGACACGATGGAAGTGATTCCGGACTGGAGCACGGAAACTTTACAGCAACATGAAACCGATACGCGGCAAGAACGATTTCATTGGGAAACGCTGCGACGCGGACGCACCGGCGATTCACTGTGGGACGCTTGTCAGCAAAGTCTGCTGCGTCACGGCGAATTGCACAACAACGTTCGGATGACTTGGGGAAAGGCGTTCATCCCGTGGACCGACAATTCGCAACAAGCACTGCAGCTGTGTACGGATTTGAATCATCGCTATGCATTGGACGGACGCGATCCCAATAGCTACGGCGGCATCTTGTGGTGCTTTGGTCAGTTTGATCGTCCTTTCGATCCACCCCAACCCTGTTTTGGGAAAGTCCGCTATCGGTCCACCAAGGAACATCAAAGCCGTATCAATCTGGACCGTTACTGCCACGTCGTTGGACGCCCGATCGCACGTTCGATGCCCAAGGTGGCCATCGTTGGTGCGGGGTTGGGAGGACTGACCGCCGCGCGCACGCTGATGGACCACGGGATGACGGTGACTTTGTTCGACAAGTCTCGGGGCGTCGGCGGGCGATTGGCCACACGACGTGCCGAGGTGGATGGTCGCTGGTTGTGTTTCGATCATGGTGCCCAGTGCTTTACGGCACGCGACGGCCGTTTTGCCAAGCATGTCCAAAGCTGGCAACAAGATGGGCTGGTGCAAGCATGGTTGGGACGGTTTGTTTGCTTGGACGGTCAAGGGCGATCGGTGCAGCGTCGACAGCCACCGGCACGATTCGTCGGGACGCCCACCATGAATGCATTGGCGAAGCATCTGGCAAAAGACTTGCACATTCATCTAGGTACTCGAATCCGTCGCATCCGCGGTGGGGACGACCAGCGTTATCAATTGCATGATGCGTCTGGGAATGTGTTCGGTGATTTTGATGTGGTTCTGGTCAACTGCCCGCCACCGCAAGCCGCTGAATTGCTGGTTGATGTTTCGCCGACGTTGGCGGAAAGGGCACAACAAGTGAAGCCACAGCCATGCTGGGCGGCAATGTTCGGGTGCGATCAAGAAATTGACACCATCGGGTATGACGCGGCGATCGTGACCGACGGCCCCTTGCACTGGGTCACCCGACAAGCGTCCAAGCCGGATCACGCGAGTACTGGTTCAACCAGTTGGGTCGTGCATGCGTCGTCGGAGTGGACGTTGGCAAATTTGGATCGACCCAAAGACCAGGTCGCATCGATGCTGTTGGACAGTCTTCGTGACTTGACCGGTAGCAAGTTTGATCGCGTACGCCACTTGGACGCGCACCTGTGGCGGTTCTCGGGGGTCGCATCAGCGCTTGATGACGAATGTTTGTGGGAACCGACCGAACGGTTGGGAGTCTGTGGCGATTGGTGTTTGGGGCACGACGTGGAAGCCGCGTTCTTATCGGGCCAGGCATTGGCCGGGCAGGTCTTGCGTCACTACACGATTGATCGAGCCGCGGTTGATTTGGCCCAGTGGATGGAAAAGGCCGACAACCCAAAGGCTGCAACCAACGTCGCCGAAAGAATCGGACTTCAGGACTGA
- the hpnE gene encoding hydroxysqualene dehydroxylase HpnE, whose product MTARVTIIGGGLAGLAAAESLSRFGANNVAIRLIESRRQTGGRAGSFHDSASGQTVDYCQHVAMGCCTNFIDFVRRMDLDRHFRVYDQLTFLHRSGSSRFAASRRIPPPLHLAGAFGRLSYLSWSQKCRVAYGVWRLMRTPESDLRQLTAKQWLIRNRQDDACIASFWDVILVSALGEHTRNAAADAAQKVILDGFASHPDASDVWVPAMPLSELFGIQATERIQRNGVDVVRGAPVRTVVRSDGPFQIRTAGEQQTADAVIAAVPWHQMAKIDWQMDNDRGQHWFTRFTSIPSSAITGIHLWLDRPITTLPHVVLVGTLAQWLFREPIAETKHHSTDDLIRETPVFYHQVVISGAVDIAGESKDALVSHVMQELRDFFPAARDAKLLRHRVVTDPNSVFSVTPQVQELRPATDTPVDGLFLAGDWVDTGWPSTMEGAVRSGRMAAARVAQRFGMTPSPLTPDLPPGRLYRWFSNSS is encoded by the coding sequence ATGACCGCGCGGGTGACCATCATTGGCGGTGGTTTGGCGGGTTTGGCCGCTGCCGAATCGTTGTCCCGGTTTGGGGCCAACAATGTGGCGATCCGTTTGATTGAATCCCGACGACAAACGGGTGGTCGCGCAGGGTCGTTCCATGATTCGGCGTCCGGGCAAACCGTTGATTATTGCCAGCACGTCGCAATGGGGTGCTGTACAAACTTCATCGACTTTGTCCGGCGGATGGATTTGGATCGGCATTTCCGCGTGTACGATCAATTGACGTTTTTGCATCGCAGCGGCAGCAGTCGCTTTGCGGCATCTCGCCGAATCCCGCCACCTTTGCATCTGGCCGGAGCGTTCGGACGGCTAAGTTATTTGTCCTGGTCCCAGAAGTGTCGTGTCGCTTACGGGGTTTGGCGTTTGATGCGAACGCCGGAGTCGGACTTGCGACAACTGACGGCCAAGCAATGGTTGATTCGCAACCGACAGGACGATGCTTGCATCGCCAGTTTCTGGGATGTGATCCTGGTCAGTGCGTTGGGTGAACACACACGAAACGCGGCGGCGGATGCTGCACAGAAAGTGATTCTGGATGGTTTCGCGTCGCATCCCGATGCGTCCGATGTCTGGGTCCCCGCAATGCCGTTGTCTGAGTTGTTTGGGATTCAGGCAACCGAACGGATCCAACGCAACGGGGTCGATGTCGTGCGAGGGGCTCCGGTGCGAACGGTTGTCCGCAGTGATGGCCCGTTTCAGATTCGAACGGCCGGCGAACAGCAGACGGCTGATGCGGTGATTGCCGCGGTGCCCTGGCATCAGATGGCAAAGATCGATTGGCAAATGGATAACGACCGTGGCCAGCATTGGTTCACCCGGTTTACATCGATTCCATCCAGCGCGATCACAGGAATCCATCTTTGGCTAGACCGACCGATCACAACGCTGCCGCACGTGGTGTTGGTGGGGACGTTGGCCCAATGGTTGTTCCGCGAACCGATCGCAGAAACCAAGCATCATTCGACCGACGATTTGATTCGCGAAACTCCGGTGTTTTATCACCAGGTCGTGATCAGTGGTGCGGTGGATATTGCAGGCGAATCGAAAGACGCGTTGGTTTCGCATGTGATGCAGGAACTGCGAGACTTCTTTCCAGCCGCGCGGGATGCCAAACTGTTGCGGCATCGCGTTGTAACCGACCCAAATTCCGTTTTCTCGGTGACTCCCCAGGTTCAGGAATTGCGGCCGGCCACCGACACACCCGTTGATGGTCTATTTCTGGCAGGCGACTGGGTCGATACCGGCTGGCCATCGACGATGGAAGGAGCGGTTCGCAGTGGGCGCATGGCTGCGGCACGCGTCGCCCAGCGATTTGGAATGACGCCGTCACCACTGACGCCAGATTTGCCCCCCGGCCGGCTGTATCGTTGGTTTTCCAACAGTTCCTAG
- a CDS encoding phytoene/squalene synthase family protein: MTVDSIEASYRCAKQIARRSGSNFYRSFWLLPATKRNAMHALYAFARITDDVGDSHEPVALRSRALTWWRQTVALNLIGEDTLVTPKMPRSPTGDVDPIPSGLPDVAVQILPALRDAAQRFEIPSRYLLEIVDGVMADQQKTRFDTFEQLEHYCYLVASAVGLACLHIWQFDSPLPVRPAVDCGLAFQLTNILRDVKEDASRGRIYLPRQHYEQHGLSEDDLLSPRRDDRFQCLIRDEICRAERLFDSSWELWDSIHDDGKPMFSMMWRTYRRLLQQIAEDPGAVAERRVRLSRRDRWSLALGHLVRPWYRRLPLPPAELQMRSEPSIKT, translated from the coding sequence GTGACGGTTGATTCGATTGAAGCCAGTTATCGTTGTGCCAAGCAGATCGCCCGACGCAGCGGCAGCAACTTTTATCGTTCGTTTTGGTTGTTGCCAGCCACCAAACGAAATGCCATGCATGCGTTGTACGCGTTTGCACGGATCACCGATGACGTGGGCGACAGCCACGAACCAGTCGCACTTCGGTCCCGAGCGTTGACGTGGTGGCGACAAACGGTTGCGTTGAACCTTATCGGCGAAGACACGTTGGTCACGCCCAAGATGCCAAGGTCACCGACCGGTGATGTGGATCCCATCCCATCCGGTCTGCCCGACGTGGCGGTCCAAATCTTGCCAGCGCTTCGTGACGCGGCACAGCGATTCGAAATTCCATCGCGGTATCTGCTGGAGATCGTCGATGGCGTGATGGCCGATCAGCAAAAGACACGCTTTGATACTTTTGAACAACTGGAGCACTATTGCTATCTGGTCGCATCGGCGGTCGGATTGGCGTGCTTGCACATCTGGCAATTCGATTCTCCATTGCCGGTGCGACCCGCGGTCGATTGTGGCTTGGCATTTCAACTGACCAACATTTTGCGGGACGTCAAAGAAGACGCTTCACGCGGCCGCATCTACTTGCCTCGCCAACACTATGAACAGCACGGTCTGAGCGAAGATGATTTGTTGTCGCCACGCCGAGACGATCGATTTCAATGTCTGATTCGCGATGAAATTTGCCGCGCAGAACGTCTGTTCGACAGTTCCTGGGAGTTGTGGGACAGCATTCACGACGACGGCAAGCCGATGTTCAGCATGATGTGGCGAACCTATCGACGTTTGTTGCAGCAGATCGCCGAAGACCCAGGGGCGGTGGCCGAACGTCGGGTTCGGTTAAGTCGACGTGATCGTTGGTCGTTGGCGTTGGGGCATTTGGTGCGGCCCTGGTACCGTCGTCTGCCGCTTCCGCCGGCGGAGTTGCAAATGCGGTCCGAACCATCGATCAAAACATGA